In a genomic window of Shouchella clausii:
- a CDS encoding PTS glucitol/sorbitol transporter subunit IIA translates to MIYKTTVTKLGTHASDFLAENILILFKNNAPEELAEYCVLHQENQVIDNIQPGDTAILAGQAFVVTAVGSAVEKNLRALGHITIKADGAKEAELPGTLSLEAKPLPLLKEGDTITISR, encoded by the coding sequence ATGATTTACAAAACAACTGTAACAAAGTTAGGCACTCATGCTAGCGATTTTTTGGCAGAGAATATATTGATTTTGTTTAAAAACAATGCGCCAGAAGAGTTAGCGGAGTATTGTGTCCTTCATCAGGAAAACCAAGTAATAGACAACATCCAACCAGGCGATACGGCAATTTTAGCAGGACAAGCGTTTGTGGTTACAGCCGTTGGCAGTGCGGTTGAAAAAAATTTACGCGCCCTCGGGCATATAACGATAAAAGCCGATGGGGCGAAGGAAGCGGAATTGCCAGGGACTTTGTCACTCGAAGCAAAGCCGCTGCCACTACTAAAAGAAGGAGACACCATTACAATTTCTAGATAA
- the srlE gene encoding PTS glucitol/sorbitol transporter subunit IIB, with translation MADFKTVRVVKGTGGFGGPLEITPTPEKNKIVNITGGPVSDVAAKLSELSGAELVNGFTTSVPEEQIAAVVIDCGGTLRAGLYPKKRIPTINIMPTGQSGPMAKFIVADIYVSGVKPSHLTLVDNGERQGAMQEHSTATEESAATKQATYDTSKKITEQNDNLMAKIGKMMGGIVNVFYQAGREAIDTVLKTILPFMAFVSLLIGLILASGVGDIIANVLKPLGGTVWGLLILSAIVSFPLLSPFLGPGAVIAQVIGTLIGVEIGRGNIPPQFALPALFAINAQAAADFVPVGLGLAEAEPETVEVGVPAVLYGRFLTGPPTVFVAWLASFGMYDG, from the coding sequence ATGGCTGATTTCAAGACCGTTCGAGTCGTAAAAGGGACAGGCGGATTTGGAGGGCCACTTGAAATTACGCCAACACCTGAAAAAAATAAGATTGTCAACATTACCGGCGGGCCCGTTTCCGATGTGGCGGCCAAGCTGTCGGAATTAAGCGGTGCTGAGCTTGTCAATGGGTTTACGACTTCTGTTCCAGAAGAACAAATCGCAGCAGTCGTGATTGATTGTGGCGGGACGCTCCGGGCTGGATTGTATCCGAAAAAACGAATTCCGACCATCAATATTATGCCGACTGGCCAAAGCGGGCCTATGGCTAAGTTCATCGTCGCTGACATTTATGTATCAGGCGTAAAACCAAGCCATTTGACGCTCGTCGACAACGGAGAGCGTCAAGGAGCGATGCAAGAACATAGCACAGCAACAGAAGAAAGCGCCGCTACAAAACAAGCAACCTATGACACAAGCAAAAAAATAACCGAGCAAAACGACAACTTAATGGCGAAGATTGGCAAAATGATGGGCGGCATCGTCAATGTGTTTTACCAAGCTGGCCGTGAAGCAATTGATACGGTCTTAAAGACAATCTTGCCGTTTATGGCGTTTGTCTCGCTCTTAATTGGCTTAATTTTAGCGTCTGGTGTAGGCGACATTATCGCCAATGTCTTAAAGCCACTTGGCGGTACCGTTTGGGGACTGTTAATCCTATCAGCGATTGTGTCTTTTCCGCTATTGTCTCCTTTTCTCGGCCCAGGAGCGGTCATTGCCCAAGTGATTGGCACGCTAATCGGCGTTGAAATTGGCAGAGGCAACATTCCGCCTCAGTTTGCGCTGCCTGCTCTATTTGCGATTAATGCCCAAGCGGCTGCTGATTTTGTTCCTGTAGGGCTTGGCTTAGCCGAGGCAGAACCTGAAACGGTCGAAGTCGGGGTTCCCGCCGTTTTATACGGGAGGTTCTTAACCGGCCCGCCAACTGTCTTTGTTGCTTGGCTAGCCAGTTTCGGCATGTACGATGGATAA
- the srlA gene encoding PTS glucitol/sorbitol transporter subunit IIC, giving the protein MDWLVKMAEGFIGLFAEGASTFVGLVGDIVPLLIMLLVAMNAVVQFVGQERIEKLAMKSAKNIFTRYLVLPVIGTFFFLNPMTLSLGRFLPERYKPGYYASASYSCHSMNGLFPHVNPAELFVFLGVAAGITQLGHSTAELALRYFLVGVVMNMFRGLVTDWMVAYVEKQQKVKLKTSMSESLGGVHNG; this is encoded by the coding sequence ATGGATTGGCTCGTAAAAATGGCCGAAGGCTTTATCGGTTTATTTGCAGAAGGGGCATCCACATTTGTTGGATTAGTCGGTGATATCGTCCCTCTATTAATTATGCTGCTTGTGGCGATGAATGCGGTCGTCCAATTTGTCGGGCAAGAACGAATTGAAAAGCTGGCGATGAAGTCTGCTAAAAACATCTTCACACGGTATTTGGTCCTGCCGGTCATTGGCACGTTTTTCTTCCTAAATCCGATGACGTTGTCATTAGGGCGATTTTTGCCAGAACGATACAAGCCAGGGTATTATGCGTCGGCCAGTTATTCCTGCCACTCGATGAACGGGTTGTTTCCCCATGTCAACCCTGCTGAACTATTTGTCTTTCTTGGCGTTGCTGCGGGGATTACGCAATTAGGCCACTCCACCGCCGAGCTAGCGCTACGGTATTTTCTCGTCGGTGTCGTCATGAATATGTTCCGGGGGCTTGTGACCGATTGGATGGTCGCGTATGTTGAAAAGCAGCAGAAAGTCAAGTTAAAAACGTCTATGAGCGAATCGTTAGGAGGTGTACACAATGGCTGA